GATCGACGTGCCAGTGCTCGATCATTTTGTGGTTGGAGACAAAGAAACTGTTTCATTCGCACAACGAGGCTTGCTAAGATAAGAAACTTGAATCATTTTTCGCTTAGAATCTAGTCAAATAGGTGAAAATGATTTAGCATAGGATATTAGTGGGTTATTTTTTTTAAAGGACTGTTATGAAGAAGTCAATTATTGCATTATTTGCAGCCGCAACTATGGCGGCAGGTGTAAACGCACAAGACGGCGAAGGCGGCTCTGGTGCTGGTGGTGTTGGTGCAGTATCTGGCGGCACAATTGCTACAGCAGTAGTGGCAGCGGGTATCGTTGCTGGTATCGCTAACAACAACTCTGCAAATGCACGTGTTGTTGATGATGAAGACACACTAGTGTGTGAAGGTGATGACCAACTAGCTGGTGACGTATGTGTTGGCACAACTAACACAGTAACGGTTACTGGTACTGGTACTATGACAAGCACAATCACTGTGCCTGTTACATTTACTTACGCTCCGACCGTACAGTAAAAAATAGCGTATTCGAAAAAGCCGCTTTTATTAGCGGCTTTTTTATTTTCGTAGAAAATTTATCTTTTAGTCGGCACATTTCAATGAAATCACATTTTTTACTGGCTATGGCTGGGTCAGTTTTGATTCTTCTTTCTGGCTGTTCCACGACGACATCTGCATACTACAACACTCTTAAATTAGCGCTTAAAGACAGATCAGTAACCTACACCATAGAAGAGATCGCTGCGAGCAAAGCGGATCTTATGCAAATAAAAGCAGGTGAGAGAGATACTGCATCGTTGGCACTTGCGTACATTGATGGCGATAAATATCGCTGGGTATCCGGAGATAACGTTATTTTCACTATGCACCACGGTATTATAGTGAAAACGGAAGGCCTTGATAGCGACCTTTTTTATACAGGAAACCTTCAACATAATCCGCTTGGTACCAGTGATGTCTTGTCGTATAGCTGGCAGCGCAAAGTCGATGTTTCTGGGGTCGGCTACGGCTTACCTGTGAATTCATCATGGCGAATTGAAGGCGAAGTCACCCGAGAATACTTGGGTTTCTCTATTCCATTGTTAAAAATTGTAGAGACCGTCTCTTTTCCTGAATACACGCCTTTTATCGATATCGGTCTTGAATGGGAAAACACCTACTATCTTCATAAATCGACCAAGCAGTTGTTGGCATCTACGCAACAATTTAGCCCTGTAGGAGACACTTACGACATGGTGTATCTGAGCCGTATTGTTCGTGAAATGACAGAGCAAGGAGCAGTGAAGTGATTAGACGACTTGTTTTTGCATGTACTGTATTAACAACCTTGCTATCCACTAGCAGTGTTGCTCAAGAAAGCACACTTAGCGTAATGTTAAATAAACAAACGTATCAGTTTGAGCGCCCACTTAGATTATCGAGTGTGTTGTCATTGATTGCAGAAAATGGCGACTGGTATTGGCCAACTGCGGCCGTATTCAATTTAACTGATACGCATGCAGAAGACGAAAAAGCGGCCATCTTGATTGAAATTCGCGACTTAATGACGCGTTTTGACAGTGATTCAGACACCTTTATCGCGCTTGAAAATTTATACGAGCAGGTGGCGACATGGACAGTGTCAACGCGTATCGACATGCCGGTTTCGTACAATCGAGCTCGTTTGTTTTTCGAAGAAAATCCAATGTTTCAACCAGGTAAATATTGGATTCGTTTAAATGG
The DNA window shown above is from Alteromonas sp. KC3 and carries:
- a CDS encoding capsule biosynthesis GfcC family protein, which encodes MIRRLVFACTVLTTLLSTSSVAQESTLSVMLNKQTYQFERPLRLSSVLSLIAENGDWYWPTAAVFNLTDTHAEDEKAAILIEIRDLMTRFDSDSDTFIALENLYEQVATWTVSTRIDMPVSYNRARLFFEENPMFQPGKYWIRLNGRPNVVHFSGAVIKPGAYQHQSDTSVYTAVDTVKKAVDADRSYVYIITPQGDVEERGIAYWNLDFSQLMPGSQVYVPISPELFSNKLKVLNKRVAALAVHRVLPQ
- a CDS encoding YjbF family lipoprotein; protein product: MKSHFLLAMAGSVLILLSGCSTTTSAYYNTLKLALKDRSVTYTIEEIAASKADLMQIKAGERDTASLALAYIDGDKYRWVSGDNVIFTMHHGIIVKTEGLDSDLFYTGNLQHNPLGTSDVLSYSWQRKVDVSGVGYGLPVNSSWRIEGEVTREYLGFSIPLLKIVETVSFPEYTPFIDIGLEWENTYYLHKSTKQLLASTQQFSPVGDTYDMVYLSRIVREMTEQGAVK